The Primulina eburnea isolate SZY01 chromosome 12, ASM2296580v1, whole genome shotgun sequence genome includes the window TACAGTGATCTTCTCAACCTTGGCCAAGATACCAACAAAGATAGCTCATCCCGGACCCTTGAACTAGAGATGGCGTGGTCTAATAGCACGTTGAATGAAAACGTGTGAAACAAGTACAAGATCACATttatcaattatttaattttggcatcaatcaaagaaaatatgtttCCATCGAGATGTGAACATATGATAGAAAGATCCAGTTCTTAGGTAATGGAGCTGATTGTAAATTGCAGTAAAAATTGACAGCaattctttttttatttatttttatcagaGATGGTGGAAACATAGAAGGGAAGGTGGTTTCCGCACGCTGAACGGcaagtcttttttttttcttcaggaACTGGTGCAGTAAAGACCAGGGGTAGAAACATTCTTAGGTAAATCATCCTCTGTTTTTTAGGAAACCGGAAAGGAAAATGCAATTCTTGTTCTGTATCTTGTAACAAACCATTGTCAAGAGGAAATAcattttttgaaggaaaaaaacgaaaataaagcAAAAAGTCTGTTCATTTTGGGATGTTTGAAAATGGTTCCGGAAAGCACATGGAAAAACGGCCCTCTCtttattttccaaaaaaaaaaaaaaaaaaaccgccCTCGCTTTTCTAGACCACGTTTCTCGACTGTACgtatttttcttcaattctttGGTATTGCTATTATTATCATATTCCTCAAGAGTCGAATCAGATAATCAAAAAGTAAATTTGTTAAGGTGAAGCGAGGATAGAAGACACTGTTActtcaaaacaaaacatgtagagTCTATTCTATAAAGCATCGTCTAATGGACTTTCCAGCTGCTAATTTATGGCACGAAGATGCATTTGATACAAGTAGCGCCACTATTTTGCAGCAGCAGCAACAAGCGAAGCCCTGGTTCGGGTAAAAGCAGCAATTAGTGATCCAAGCTGCAGCTTATCATTGCATGCTAAACTCAGCCTATATCTGCATCCCAGAAATATAATTACAGAAAGAACaaattcattaaaaataatGGTAAAACTATACAGCAGCATATTATTACACGTAAAAAGGAACACCAATTGAAGCAACCATTCATCTTGAGGGaagaatttattttataatgcaACTCCAAGTGAAATTAAGTTTGACTAaagaagaaaaaggaaacataCTCGATATCGGCCATTTCATTTATAAGAAGAATACGAACATCAGCCGGCATCTTGATCTTGAAAACAAACCTATTGTCAAGCAACAAGGGTTGAGCAAAATGAAATTTTCCCAGGTGAACAACCAAAAACACAGGTACATACATTGTTACTTCTCTCACAATATCCACCAAAGCCAGTCCTTTTCTTGTCTTGATTTCAGAAATTTCTGCATATGGTTAATAGTAACAAATTAAGCAAAAAACTACAGATAAATGTATATAATTCAAAGTTCAAGATGGATACTTTTGTAACTCGTGGCAAATGACTCATTCAGAAGCCAAAAGGAAATCTGTTCAATGTCTTTAGGCAAAGGATTTCCAGTGCACAAGTATATAGCTTCTTCCGTAATCTGCTGAGAAGCCATATGTGTTGACTGCAAAAAACAAGAAGCAATTAAATTGAAATAAGGATTCACACAAGAGCACAAAAAGAAAACAACAGAAACCAATATAGTTTCGACATCATTATCAGTTCATATGTTTGAAAACGAAGGGCAATTCATTAAGCAGGCTGGCTGAAAATTCCAAAACTCGAGGATTGCCCAAGACAATGATATCTTTGGCATTTCCCAAGATTTGAAGACAGGTTTCACCAGTGACCGAGACAAGGACATTATAAAGGAGTTTTTTGCACCAAATTCTCATGTGAAATATCGAAAATTAACACTTGCGAAAATTAAATAGATATCTTATACCTTAACCTTTTATAAAAGTTGGACGAACACCACCCCGCACCAGCTGAAAATCTGACGAGGTGAaggattttgatgatatcttcTAGACCAGTGATCAAAATGATCGGCGACcaaaaattttagaaagaaaactcaatttccTACAAATCATAATGCAGGCCGGCTAGACTAGTTCTTAAGTTATCTATACTAACTGAACGTTTTCGGTTGCTATATCCGTTTCATCAAGCTCAATCTTATAGTGTCCAGTTAGCTTAGCTAACATCCGAACTAGTGTAGCCGGTCTGAAATATGACATGTATCAAACTGTTTATTTCTAACCGTTTTGCCCGTGGTCATTTGGTAACTAGTATATGAGATATCATCATCATACTTCAACTCGACAGATTTCCAGCAGAAGCAGGGGTATTCGTGTAACTTTTATAAAAACTGGATGCCTACTTAATTTTCACAAGGGagaaatgtgaattttctatatttcataAGGAGGTTGTACAGAAAACTCCATTATAAAGTATAAACAATAAGATCTAGGAGACAAATGAGGTCCAAGGCTATTTTGAGCACTCAAAATGCCAAGCTGAAGCATTAAATGAAAAAATGTGTGCCATCCTTTACCCCAGAAAGCTTCCAACAATTGTCAGAGATGGGCAGGTGGGATCGAGGGCACAGTAAGTATGAAGAACCCCATTGATCTTATAAGTACATTTTTGTAGAGATAAAGTTGTGATTATTTGCAAACAAATAACACAAATATGAACACAAATATGAACTGCAATCAAGAGATACTAACCTGTAAAATATTCAAGGCTTTTCTCATGTCACCATTACAAAGTCTTACAAGAGCCTTCAAACCATTTTCAGGTACGTCAAGCCTGAATCAATCATATTATATTGGGTCAAATTATATTAATCGCACTGAAgctgtaaaaaaaataaacttccAATAATTCTAGTAATATGGTTAAAATATAAGATAACCGAAACAAGAAAAACATTTAAACAATTACGATCAGGCATTGCTGTTAAACTTACATTTCAGCTTTAATAACATGTTTAAGCCTCTCAGTGATATTCACAGCATCAAGAGGAGCAAATCGAAACCGGGTACACCTTGATTGTACGGCTGGAATAAGCTTGTTGACATTGTTACAAATCAAAGCAAATCTAGTGCTTTTTGTGTATTTCTCAATGACTGCAGAGCAAATAGAATGGAGCACAAGTTTCAAACAACAAATAAAAACAAAGACATGAATAAAAGACAAAAACAATTCTTGCCACGACGGAGAGCGAATTGTGCATCCTTGGTCATGGCATCTGCCTCATCCAATAGAACTAACTTTACAGCAGATTTTCCCCTGCAAAATAAAAGCTTCTCAGACAAAGTTCACAAAATAAAGTCAGCTCATATGTAATGCGTCAGGAACACagaatttgtataaattttattcAAACGGTAAAATCATCGAAAATATGTGCGGAATCCTTCTAAAATCCTTCAATAGGTCTATCATTCATCCACTCCAATTCTCCAAACAAACAAGTATTACACACGAGCAATTCATAATATACCCAAAAGAGATACTCTGAGTGCTTGCAAAGTCCTGAATCTGCTGCCGGACCACATCAATACCACGATCATCTGATGCGTTCAGCTCAAGAACCATGTTGTGCATCTGATTCCCATACAGCTTGCGCGCCAATGCCAGTATAGTGGATGTTTTCCCCGTTCCTGGTGGTCCATAAAGCAGCAAATGGGGTAATCTGTTCCCACTAGCTAATCTGTCAACTGCAGCACAAAACCCATTGCACAATTTGAACGTGGTCCTGAAAATCTATACATATATGGGTACATTCACCGTAGGAGAAACACATCCACTCTGGCATaattgcatgggataaaaaagTGTCGAGACACACATAGACAGCGAGAAAGACTTGCAAACAGCAATGAACAAAACCTCATCAAGTCTTATCTTTCACAATTTGGAAGCAACACCTTGCCAATAATTTCTTTATCTCTTATTCTAGTCATCAAGAACATTGGCACCCTTGATTATTGTGATTATTGGTTCTGGAAGTACCATATCATAGTAATTTTTCCGGAATTAGTAATGGTGTGAGGGTTTCAAACACAAGAGAATGTGTGAAGAGCGTGATGATTAATGAAGACATGCAGAAACAGAAACATGCTTAACGACCATCTCTGATGGAGGATTAAGCTAGGGATAAGACAGGCATAACCAGATAATCTGAAAGGACTTTGTCAAAAAAATGGTGAATGTTATATTGTATTGCTAAAAAAGCTGAAACGAAAAATACAATGGCTTAATCGAGGTAAAATGCAGGAACCCAActacatacaaacattaaattCACGCCCAAGCGGCTTAAAAATTCCAACCAAGTGCACGAGTCAACATAAAAcacttcaaaaaataaaaaattctagaGAAAGCATTAGCCAGACAGTAAACGCACCAACTGTTCGAAGCAAAGCAGCATATAAATGAGATATATACACATCCGTAAGTAGTGATAGAAGAGTAATTTACTGGTTTCAACAATATCACGGTGCGCTGCGACGTCGTCTAGAGATTGAGGACGGTACTTCTCGACCCAGGGGATGGCCTTGGATTTCGGCGGAGATACGACGACGTTCTTTCCATTATCGGGTTTCGGAATGTGATTGTTGTCGCCTTCGTCGTCGATGTCCATGACTGAAATTGTGCCCGCCATTGTCCAAGGATGATACGACGCCGTTTGGCAGAACAGaccttttttcctttttttcctACTAGGAATGGAGACTGATTTCCTACTGTAGAACTTGCTGCGGTTTATGTTTGTGTGTACACTTTTTGAGCGCTGAGAATGTGGAGAATCATTTATTCACAAATGCGATTTTTGCTCAAATTGGACGAAACTTGAGAGAACACTACCGCGGCGGGCTCGCTGGGATGTTATTTGGCGCCAACGTTGCCCTTATTTTATGAATTCCCTTTAATTTAACTTTCATTTGTtcaaaaatcaaatatattgtTTGAGTTATAACATGTAGTTGAATTTTTACAAATATGTTTTAGATTAAACTATATTGTCATTTAAATAGATCTGTTTTTTCTTTGAAATTCGATTAAATAACTTAACGACACCGTGAACccaacaatttttattttgtgagAGTTGatatagaagaaaaatttgattCAAGAAATAATTTGGCTTATATATCAAATGTTAAGAATGCTAGATTCATTCGAAATTCACTTAAattgtttgaattttttttaaaaaagtttagAATCTCACCATATAAAATAGAAATAACATATGAAagctttatttaaatataaccaAGCCATTCCAAACACATTTCAAGGACAAATAACAACAAAAATTATATTATCTCATGAAAATACAAAGAATTACAAGAATTTGTCATAAATTGAATTTGTCTTCATTCTCGTGGTCCTAAAAATTCAATTTTCAAGCATGAAAACGAGGGAAAAAAAGTTTACTCCAGTTTTATATCACACGAGGatacaaaatatatatgatgagatataaaatttgataaagtATTTGTTTTACTTTAAAAATGGGTTATctgatttataatttatttttaatgataTGGATAtaacttaatttaaattaatttgatttaaaaaatcaattatATGATTTGGTGGGAAGGAtacaaattaaaatttgataaaagGGGAAAAAGCAAGGAAAAAGACGGGCTACAATTTCAAAAACACGGAGGGCATTTCACATTTGGAGGGACTTGAAAAAGCAGAAGAAAGCCCAAGAGCTGCTAACTCAGCcggcatgtcttcctccgccaCCGGCCGCTCCTCCATCTCCCCCTTCCGCTCTCGGAAAACACATCCTCCACCGATCGCCTCCTCCAAGCACGCCCCCCGTCCCACCAACTCATCCTCCTCAACCAACCCTTTCTCGAAGCAACCAGCTCAAGCGCCCCCGACCAAAACTAAAGAAAACGTTACAGTAACCGTGCGATTTCGTCCCCTCAGGTAAAATTGTCGTATTTTTTTGATTAAATCTCTGGATTTCACTTTGGTTAACGGCCAGGGCCCACCGAAATCCCTGAgtgtttattttatatatagctGGTGAAGTTTGGGTTCCTACATTTGGATTCGTTTTATTTCATGTTTTTGTGCTGGTTGAAGTGTTCGAGAGATCAGTAAAGGCGATGAAGTAGCTTGGTTTGCTGATGGAGACTATACTGTATCCAACGAGTTCAATTCTGATATCGCCCTTGGCTTCGGTTAGCATCAAACGCCTATCCGCAGTTCATGTAATATGAATATACTGTTCATATATGTTTAATGGTAAATGTGTAAGTAATTAGTGAGTCATCACCGTTTGTCGAAATTATCTTTTTTAATTCGAAGAGATATTGGAaaagatttatatatatagGATGTTGGTGTTGATTGAGAAGAGGAAGGTCTGCGTGGATGTtatgttcaaaatattattcaatAGATTCTGAATTTTTACTTGTAGAAATTGTTGTGTACGCGACTCAGTTCCTTATGCCTCTGTTTTGATTTTTAttacttttcttttttctttcttcacACTGAATAATTAACATCACTTTTGTTATCAGACAGAGTATTTGGTCCTGCAACAACAACTCGCCATGTCTATGATGTTGCAGCTCAGCACGTTGTAAATGGTGTTATGAATGGAGTAAATGGTAATTACCGTATATATCACATATGCTGCATTCTCTTACTCTAAGTTGACTTTATCTTTTTAGAACTATTCAACTTAGATTGCAATGTGTTTCTTATCTCCTGAAGGAAGAGCTATAACCTCAAGCCATCCTTGCTGTTTCTCAATCTGTGGTCGATATTGAGTGTAATATTTTCTTGATATTTCATTTAATGGATGGATGTCTCAAAGCTAATAAACCTGAACTGTGCTGATATTTAGTTACATATAGTTTTCCTGGCCATACAAACATATATCTAAGTTTGTCATGGTTTCTGACTGCGTTTTATCTCTTTGTAGGCACAGTGTTTGCGTACGGTGTGACCAGCAGTGGGAAGACGCATACGATGCATGTAATAGTTATTTTCACTCGCTCTCTGTAGTATTTATCCTCCTCCCGCCATGGAATTTTATAGTAAATATAGATGCGTGAAGCATAGCTATTATAAGCTCTCTGATTTTCTTTTTCACCTATGATTACTGGTGATTATCGGGATCTGTTTGAGAAATTAGGATAACCGGCCTATGAATAATCTGGTTTTACAAAGTATTCAAACACAGGCAATTATTTTACAATTATGAAAATATTGCGATACTCTTGGAATTACTTGGTCTCGTAGATAGGTAGTCTTgcactttttcttatttttattccCAAATGTTAATATTACCAATGCTTgcttttttctctcttttattCCAGGGGGAGCAGAAATCACCAGGAGTCATTCCactggctattaaggatgtcTTTGGAATTATACAAGAGGTAATCATGGTCGTTTCTATGCATGACAGAGCAAGAACTGTGGATGCCTTAAGTTCATTGTAATTGTAATTTGCTTTTTCAGACACCTGGACGGGAGTTTCTCCTTCGAGTTTCATATTTAGAAATCTATAACGAGGTAAGTTTCATTGTTTAGCATGCTTTGGTCATCTTTGGCtttttgtttgataaaatgtaTAAACATATTACAAACCACTGATTCTAAAATGATATGTATAGGCTGATAACCGGataacatgacataaaaatTGCTTGATGTTCACCATTTTTTCGCCTTTGTCTGATGGAAATCACATTATTATTTGATTTAGGTAAAAAAGGAATAATAAAAGTAGTGGGGCCGTTTGTTGGTTTGTTATTTGTCACTAGGAATTTGCTGGAACGAGTCATGACTTAAGTTTTTATTTTAGATTTGACCTTCATGATTTTGTTGACTTGAGTTTGATAGACTTATCTGAAGCTTGTTAACATTTATATTTTGCATGTTAGTGTGAAGGACTTGGAGCATAATGATGAACTCACTGTAATAAGATAGAACAATGTGCATCCTCTTAACTGTTGTCGTATTGTGTAATTTGCATGAAGTTGTTTGCTTCTCTTCACGCAGTTGCTTTAGTGACTTGTGATAAAATTATGTGCTCCATATACTATTTTTCTATTGAGCTTTCTATTCCCCTTtgtcaaaatatattttctaaatcTCAAGTAAGAGTTTATGGGTGGGATGTTTAGGTCATCAATGACTTGCTGGATCCTACAGGGCAAAATCTTAGAATACGAGAAGATTCTCAGGTATAGATGTTTCATGTAAAAAGTGGTTTATGTGTCATGTTTTTAATCTTATCGCATTTTATTTCTTTGGATTATCGATGCAtcttaatcaaatgtaatattTTCTATGTATTTTTTGTTATGTTGTTTACATGATGATTATTctctaaaaaatatattagaggACCAATGCCCAATAAGCTTAAGATATTTCTGAAGGAATTTGTTTTCGGTATTTCCAGAAAAGTATCTCCTTCGAATATATTTTCAGGAAATGAACTGTGGAAAGTAATATATATCTGGTTTTTTTCTAAGGAGATATTTTCTGCAGTAGATGATTTGTCATGTTAGAATATATCCGATCAAGGTTGTAAATGGCGGGAGACGGTGGCGGGGCGGTCGGTGACCGCCTACCGCCTCAGCCGCCTAGGCAGTGCCCAGACGGCGCCTAGgcggttgaatttttttaattaatttttttatagataatcatacaatataatcatttttatataaaatgtgcaatcaaataatatttaaacacaaaatataatatcatctagaTAATGTGCAATTAATAAAGATTCATCTATCGTATTAATGTTATTATGCTAACaaagtaatataattattttttactaaaaaactaagtttaaattttttaattaattttctgACTTCTGGCGGCAGTAAGCAGCGGCGGCGGTCGGCGGGGAGGCGGCGGGCGGATTGTGTAGTGGTTGAGAGtgaaaaccaaaaataaaataaagaaagtgAGGTGTGTTagggttttaatattttaaattagttgactttgactaggtttttaaaattgttgactaggtttttaaaattgttgactacaacttaaaaatcttaactGCCTCGCCCGCCTAGTCGCTGCCTCGACCCACTCGACCCGCCTGCTCGCTGCCTCGACCCGCCTCCCCAACGCCGTATAGCTTGGGCCGCCTAAAACACCCCCCTCATGCATAGGCGGTGCGGTCGAGGGCCGCCTACCGCCTAGGCGGCCGCTTGGACCGCCATTTAGAACACTGTATCCGATTATGTGATTATTTAAAACTTTGAAATATAATGTATTGTGTTAGAATATAATGTACTAAAATAGCATTATTTTTGGGAGTTATGAAAACTCAGATATAAAACATTTACTGCATAAAACAGTTTGGTTTGagtttttggaaaatgaaaaaaCATATACAATTACCTATGCTTTTTAGGTTTCCCTGTGATATTTATTTCCAAGATTTATTTGATACCTTTAAAGCTTTTATTGACTATTCATTAGCAACATAACAGATGAGCTATGACCTTGATGTGATATTACAGCATATCATGTATAATtcgattttaaaagtttttagaCCAAGTATTGTACAAAATTTGTCAGTTCTATACTTCTATGTTTTAAATCAAAGAAGTTGTTGTTTTATATGGCAATGTGTTGCATTTAGCCCCTCTCTTTACCGAAGAAAAGTCATTGAGCATTGTTCttgttttaaatttaattgatatCCTGGATTTGGACTCTTCTATTCCTCTTTATAGTGAAGATCTCTACTTTCCTACCTCCATATTAAAAGATTATAGAAAGTGTGGTTATTTATTGCACTGGATTCAAAATTGGTGGATTGCACTTGTTCCTTTTTAcctttttatttgaatatttgGACATGACATTGGAAAGATGTAGAGATTTCTTATACAAATGACTATTTTTGCCTATATAGTCATAACTCCTGTATGTTCCTCTCACATGAAAAGGTGTGTTTAATTAGACCATCGTTGCCTATAATTCAATCTGTATGTTAATTAAAAAAGAAATCGCAACTTGACAGGGTACATATGTTGAGGGAATAAAAGAAGAAGTTGTTCTGTCACCTGCCCATGCTCTTTCACTCATAGCTTCCGGCGAAGGTATGCATGCTTGCACTGTTGTATGTCCCTTATTTTAATTCTCTTTTTTGAATGGTCGCTTATTACTTTTAACGATGGCATTTGGTATATTGTTACTGCTCTTTCCCCAGGCATAAATATGAGACCCTACACCCTGTCTCATATATATTTTATCCTTTGATAGCAATGCAATGCTGCTGATATAAACTTTTACTGATCTTTAACTTGGACATTTTTCTTGTGATGTTTTTATGTATGATTAAGGACAATCTTTAACTTGTAGTTTATTGTGTATGTAGAGCATAGACACGTGGGTTCTAATAACTTCAATTTACTCAGCAGTCGAAGCCACACGATATTCACTTTGGTATTACACCTCTTGTTCTTATTCTGCATTTTACATCTATGGTTGTGATATTCATGCTATAGTTcttgttttaatttttaaaagaatcTCATTTCGATGGATGTATCTAAATTTCTTGTCAAGTGTCAATGAGCTGTAGATGTACAGGAATTAGTTTCGGACAGGAAGGGTGGGTGTCAGCGTAAGGTTGTCGGGTGTAGGTTTGAAACATTTGGAATTTTGGCTGGATCTATGTTCACTGTTCCTTTCTCAGTAACAAGTGTGAAAAATCATTCTTTAGTATCAAAGTACGAGGAGTTGAGACTTATTGAAACTTTTACGCCTTGCTGTAATGGTCACAGACTATAGAAAGCAGTTTACTCGGGGAAAATCAAGGAGAAGTGGCATTGTCACAGCTGGTATGTTTTGCATAAGAAGTTATTCCATTGTTATTCTGGGTGCTTCTTATTTCATCGTTATTATTAGCTTTAATTCTCTCTAACATCttcaatatattaaaaattaattttgcgTCAGTATATGTATGCTTCCAAGTTCCTAGCTTCATTGCGTTCAACTGTAATTTTTAGTGGTATGACCAAACTATTTAATGACCTGATGTTTAGGTATTGATCAAACTAAACTCTTTTATAGCATTTAATTGACTTGGCAGGGTCTGAAAGTTCCAAAACAGAGACCACAGGACTGAGGAGAAAAGAGGGttcatatataaataaaagCTTACTGACACTTGGCACTGTAAGATACATGTTCATGTCTTTCGTTCCTATCTTTCATCTGGATGGTAAATTTCCTAGTGTATGTTTTAAGACTCATTGTAATATGACTCATATCCTCTGAGATAAAAACTATCAATCCTTTGCTTTCTATGATGTCCATTTTCTTTCCCTTGTTCGGACAATCAATTTTGGGAGTAATTTGCTTTGGCATGCCGCATGCACTACAAAGTAGTTGAAAGTCATTAAAATGTCACATTGTTACAGTTTAGTAGTTTCAGGTAAGTTATTCTTAGGGAGAAAACATTCTTTTCAAGAAATGAAACATTACATATGGCCACCATACAAGGAAGTCGGAGAATTTAGTTTGGGATCGGGGAAGTTAGTTTGCTAATTCTTTATGGAGTTTGTCTATAAAGTTGGGTACTAAATCGGTTGTTGCCCTCTCACCACACCCCATGGTGAATGCAATTTTATATGTTTTTCTAATATTTTCTCATTTGATTCAGGTGATATCTAAACTAACAGATGGTAAGTCCACTCATATACCATATCGAGATTCAAAGCTGACACGACTGTTGCAGTCTTCTCTTAGTGGACATGGTCGAGTCTCTGTAAGTTTTAGTCACGCGTGCAAATATATCTCTATGGACTTGGCGACTTGCTATTCGATACTTTTTATCTGCgtaactttatttttttgtgcTGCTTCCAGAGAATATGATTACTCTTTGAATTTTTTGTAGCTCATTTGCACAGTGACACCAGCCTCTAGCAATTCAGAAGAAACTTACAACACTCTTAAGTTTGCTCAACGTAGTAAGCATGTGGAAATCAAAGTCTCTCAAAATAAGGTCAGATTTATGTAATTCTTCCCCATTCATGTATAAAAGATTGAAACTTGTCTGAGCTCTCatcaatctttattttattttttctgttTAGATTTTGGATGAGAAGTCTCTCATTAAAAAATATCAGCGAGAAATTTCCAGTTTAAAACAAGAACTTCA containing:
- the LOC140807489 gene encoding replication factor C subunit 3, coding for MAGTISVMDIDDEGDNNHIPKPDNGKNVVVSPPKSKAIPWVEKYRPQSLDDVAAHRDIVETIDRLASGNRLPHLLLYGPPGTGKTSTILALARKLYGNQMHNMVLELNASDDRGIDVVRQQIQDFASTQSISFGGKSAVKLVLLDEADAMTKDAQFALRRVIEKYTKSTRFALICNNVNKLIPAVQSRCTRFRFAPLDAVNITERLKHVIKAEMLDVPENGLKALVRLCNGDMRKALNILQSTHMASQQITEEAIYLCTGNPLPKDIEQISFWLLNESFATSYKKISEIKTRKGLALVDIVREVTMFVFKIKMPADVRILLINEMADIEYRLSLACNDKLQLGSLIAAFTRTRASLVAAAAK